The Salvia miltiorrhiza cultivar Shanhuang (shh) chromosome 2, IMPLAD_Smil_shh, whole genome shotgun sequence DNA window ATCACCTCATGTTGCACGAGCACATCATCCAACGGAGGACCGATCAGCTCTAGCGGCCTGCCTTCTCTCCACAATTGCCATACCTAGCCAGAGAAAATGCCTTTAAAGCAGAacaaaatgaagaagatgaatgaATAATTCTCTCTCTTATCCTGCAAGTTGCTTACATATCCTATAAGATTGCAGTGGTTCTGCGGATTGTCGAATCCTGTATTCTTCTTTCCACTTACAATCTCCAAGAGTAGAATGCCAAAGCTAAAAACATCAGATTTCACTGAAAATAAACCATATAAGGCGTATTCGGGTGCCATATAGCCACTGCAGGAAATCAAGAGAACTCATTCACATTATTAAATGATGAATCCGTAGAATATAGATCTTATATTATAAGTTCATTACATACTATGTACCGACTATTCTTCTGGTGTTGCCTTGGCTTTGATCTCCGCCAAAAGGTCTAGCCATCCCGAAGTCAGAAATCTTCGGGTTCAGTGCATCATCTAGTAATACATTACTAGCCTTCAGATCTCTGTGGATGATTCTCAATCTTGAATCCTGGTGAAGGTAAAGAAGACCCCGAGCAATGCCACATATGATGCTGAAACGCTGGGACCAATCCAATAGTGACCCTCTTGATTGATCTGATATTTTAGAATCAAGTAAAGGCATTACCCTCAATAATCTTTAATCTTTTTACGCGAACAAAAAGGGAATGACAGAAACATTGTCAAGACAATCCTCATATACGAACCAAAGATAACTGAGTCCAAACTTCCGTTGCACATGTATTCATAAATCAATATTTTCTCATCCTCTTCAATGCAGCAAGCTAGAAGCCTCACGAGATTTCTGTGCTGAAGTTTAGCAATCAGTTTCACTTCATTTTTGAACTCATTTAGCCCTTGTCCCGAACCCTTCGAAAGCCTTTTTACAGCAATATTTTGCCCATCCATCAGTACACCCTGAAAGTTGGACTAGTAAGTGGGCAAGCAAATATCATTGCTGGAAGAAATTCACTCCCTTTTCCTCCATTATTAGTTAAGTATCAAAATATCGATTGACCACAGATTCCAAATATATGGTCCAAAACAAAAATTATCTCAAGATTGTCACCTTGTAAACTGGTCCAAAACCACCTTCACCAAGCTGATTGTCCACTGAGAAATCTCCAGTGGCCTGTGCTACTGTAGCCAAGTCAAGTAAGGGTAGTCCCAGATCTTCTCTTTCGGCAACAGCACTGGGACCACCTTGTTCTTCATTTTTATCTGCGTACAAATAGTCAgatatttattgaaaattacAAACCTTATAATCACTCTGGTATTTGAAGCCTCATTTGCTGGACACGAGACAACATTTTCACAAAATATAAATTGGTCATAGTAtgatcataaaattaaaaaatatagtttGAACAGACAGATTACAAATTCAGTGAAAGAAAACAATCAAAACAAAATGCATATAACAGTAAAGCAGAACatcactaataaaaataaataaatgagattttttatttaaaattatgttTGTTACTTTCTAATTGTCCTGAAAGTCATGAAATTGTTTGAAAGACAAAGCTTAAGAAACTAGCCTCCAAGTAACTAAGAACCAGTTATGTCTTCAAtagtgctgctgctgctgtgcagGAAACATAGAGGCTGCCAGGCCAACTGATATCAGATTGGCATTTCCTCATTTTAAGCATGGGATGCATCGAAATTAGATAATCAATTAGCAAAGAGTGCATTAACTAATATTCTGAATTTCATCTTTTCCCATTTTTCAGAGAATCTCATAACCTTCTAGCATTTGTGCATACCgtgcaaaaaaagaaaaaagaaaaaaaagccAGCTGAGGACATTGCAGTGATTACTTAGAACAGGTTTTGGAGTCTTAGCTTGTTGGTATTATGAATCAATATATAGTCCAGACATGAAGAAAAAATTAGCAATGTCAGAAAGGGGAGAGGGAAGTGCATATTTCTGCAAAAGCAAAGAAGCTCAGATAAAACAGAAAAATAACCCCAGAAGACAAAAACTTATTTACCGTTTCCTTTCATCCTTCGTCTTAAGAGAAAGCAGATGAGAAGAAGCAATACACATATTGAAGCAATAGGAACCACAACCACAGCTATTACCACCCACGACCTGTTTGCTGTCAAAATATTTGATCTTGATCAGCACTATAACAAAAGTATATCTTCATGGAGCATGCTTGGGAacgaaaattttcattttcaatggTGTAGACAGGGCCCAGTCGGAGCAGTATACAATTGATACTGATATGAAAAACACACCTTGCTTTGAAGATGGCACCCGTATATAGAGATCCTGCCCACCATCGAAAAACTGTCTAATATCAATTAGATCTCCAAACCAAAGGACACATCCATTCCCTCGTCCACTAATATCTGAGTTTGAGTAAGCCATACAAGAACAATTCTTCAAGCATGCCTCCTTGCATTTCCTCAGATTCATGCTCCCATTTACCCAAGTATGTGTAGTATCTGGAAGTTTCATGCCTGAAATTCTGATGAAATCATGTTTTCTAGAGCAGTCTAAAGGCTCCTCTGGGATGCATCCTTGTGACCAGTCCATAAAATTCCAGTTCCTGCCAAACTTTGGCTTGAAACCTTCTAAACATTGGCAAACAGGTGAGTCACTGATGACACACATTCCGTTAGCACCACATAAACCGTAAGTGTCACAATAGTCACGTGGTACTGAAGAATATAGCTTCCAAGACATGTCTGTTTCAACCCATACATACCGCTGACGAGTCATGGCGGTCTCATTCAAAACAAGCCTTGTGATCACCGACTTATTCAGGAGTTGGTACACATAGTAAACCTCCTCCTTGTTAGATACAAAATTGAACTCGAAAACAGGATTCTTCTTCAATTCAGGAGCACCACTAAATCTCAGACCATTCCATGGACCCCCTCGGAAAAACTTTTGGGTGCCTCTATACATCATTAACTGTGGATACGCATCAAGTTCTACACCGCTGCTTAATTCTCCAGGAGCCGGATCATCAGAACTCCTCCACGAAGTTATACGCCTATTAAGACGAGTTCTCAAGTCCCATCCTAACTTCATACCTGGAAGCAATGTATCAGATGGATAATCAAAACTCTGCCACAGGTAATTATCTGCATTATTATCTCTAATATCTCTTATGACAAGATTTCCAAGATCAAGAAGTTGCAACAATGGATCCTGAGCCATCCTCGCTGAACTTGTTGACCAGACCACACTGCTAGATCCATTAGAAAGCACAAGACTGCCTGTGTTATTCACCACCAATAAGCCAGATGAATCTTTGATGGGGTTTCGCCTATTTGCAACCCAAACAACAGTTCTAACAGGAATATTCTTGTACCAAATACCCAAGTACCTGCCCTTGGAACGACCTGGACTGAAAAACCCCAGCTCGAAATTTCCTCCATTTGAAATCAGCGTCTCACCATCTTTAAGAGATTGCAATGCTGTCATACCATCAGTGAGAGCAGATGCTTTTAACCACGAACAAACTACACACAGACAAAGATACAAAGGCAAAAGATTATTATGGAATCCGAAATTTTCGTATTCCCAATCTGCTGAGAATTTGAGGGGTCCGAGTGCAAGTATCATTTGAAGGTCTACAAGGACACATAAATGATAGACCTTGGAACAGAGAAGAAGTGACTCAAACAACTCACAAATATATAACCATTTAGAAGATGATGTTGACATTTAGTGGCCCATTTTATCAAAGGTTGCCTAAGTGGTTTAGAATTCCAGTCTGAGTGAAGAAGTCCAATACAAATCAACTTCTGCATAATTCAAGAAAAGAACAATATTTTAGACACTTATTATTCCCAGAGTGAGAAAGCGACCTTTTTATGTTAGTCCAACATGACACCTGTATCGAAATTATGCAATTACTTACAGTTAGATCTTGCTTTCATGCTATGGTCTTTACAATTAAAACTCATGGTAacttcctttattttatttccaatcaACTCCTGTCTGTAAAATACCTAAgtaagaaaaatcaaatcagtGAATTACAATGTGGGTTCTTCGATACTGATCAAAGACTTTGTCAGATATTTCTTGGGACCTATATCACGCCATCCATGATCCATGTTAAATACGAAGTAGCTCAATGGGGCCAAGATTTCCACTTGTTACTCCACAAATCGATTTTGTTTACAAACTACAAATTACGATGTGCACTGCCACTAAGAGTGATGTAAAGCCAAAAACAGAAACAGAGGAGGATATGTAGTGTATATATATCTCAAACGCCCATgaatctttttatttcttttgtcaGTTTCTCTATAATTTGGTATCATCTCCATAACAACTCAAGAATTCGTAAAAAACCATCAAGAattggaaaattaaaaaaataattaaaacgaATCATTACAAACAAAAGTTGAGATCTTGGAAACCCTCCTGTTCAAGAGCCTCTTCCAGTAAAAGCTGAGATTGGTCCATCAACTCGGGGCTCAATCTGAACATCAAAACACAAAATTCCATCTGATTCAAGGCGCCATCTCCGTCGAAATCCCCTTCTTTAAGCATGCTGTAAAGATCATCATCCGACAATTCCTGGAGCCCCAAGAAACCAGAATTCTTCTTCAAACTCTCAAATGTGATGACCCCCTTTTCGGAGTCCATCAATAATCGGAACCCATTGCACAGTTCCCCAAGCAGTCCGTCGCCGCCTAGCTTCTCCGCCATCAGCGGCAAGAAATCTTGGAAATTTGGTTGATCCATTGAAGTATTGAACTGAAACTCTTTGAAGAAATTAAAATAGTTGGTAATTGGGATGATGGTCTGAGGAGAGGTAGAGGGGAGTTAATATATGCGAGGAGAGAGGGGGGCTTCGTAGAAGGAGAAGGGGCAGGACAGCTAATTGACAGTTAGTTTGTCGACACAGGTCACAGAACGCGAAGAGAAAGGGTCAAATGGATGTGGTTATTGCTTTGTAGCAATTGCGTATGTGCTTCCGTTATTCTACTACTGTATTGTAGGGTCGGTGGGGCCCTAAACTGTAACTGCCGTGGAAATTTCGGCTGCGCATAAACATTGGGTCTGTCGACTTTGACGACGTGGAAAGAGGGCCGGCGATCCCATCTCTTTTACTTTATTAGTATAATCTTCTTCATATTTGATCTAGAGTTAATTATTGATGGAAAAATCTACATCTACCCCTCCATCCACCAAAATAAGATTAACCGAGGATGGCACCGAttctaaattataaatttataaaaatattaatgtattttttgttttatgaatttttttcataaaaataaaaaatttaataaaattattttaaagtaaatatatatatatatatatggtgtagttctagagagaactacattatttgtgagaatgagagaaccatcaaatctaatgcatccactgtaaaaattaatgcattcgctgttaaaattaatgcactaaaaaaataaaaaaaaatgctcccttatggattcgaacccaggatctgcattcatccaacaagatgatgcatccaccgtagatcttgatgatcgaatggctgaaaatggttccccggtctttttttatttatggttctttcttgaacctctccctatatatatatatatatat harbors:
- the LOC131007629 gene encoding calcium-binding protein KRP1-like, which gives rise to MDQPNFQDFLPLMAEKLGGDGLLGELCNGFRLLMDSEKGVITFESLKKNSGFLGLQELSDDDLYSMLKEGDFDGDGALNQMEFCVLMFRLSPELMDQSQLLLEEALEQEGFQDLNFCL
- the LOC131007624 gene encoding G-type lectin S-receptor-like serine/threonine-protein kinase At4g27290 isoform X4 translates to MSTSSSKWLYICELFESLLLCSKVYHLCVLVDLQMILALGPLKFSADWEYENFGFHNNLLPLYLCLCVVCSWLKASALTDGMTALQSLKDGETLISNGGNFELGFFSPGRSKGRYLGIWYKNIPVRTVVWVANRRNPIKDSSGLLVVNNTGSLVLSNGSSSVVWSTSSARMAQDPLLQLLDLGNLVIRDIRDNNADNYLWQSFDYPSDTLLPGMKLGWDLRTRLNRRITSWRSSDDPAPGELSSGVELDAYPQLMMYRGTQKFFRGGPWNGLRFSGAPELKKNPVFEFNFVSNKEEVYYVYQLLNKSVITRLVLNETAMTRQRYVWVETDMSWKLYSSVPRDYCDTYGLCGANGMCVISDSPVCQCLEGFKPKFGRNWNFMDWSQGCIPEEPLDCSRKHDFIRISGMKLPDTTHTWVNGSMNLRKCKEACLKNCSCMAYSNSDISGRGNGCVLWFGDLIDIRQFFDGGQDLYIRVPSSKQANRSWVVIAVVVVPIASICVLLLLICFLLRRRMKGNDKNEEQGGPSAVAEREDLGLPLLDLATVAQATGDFSVDNQLGEGGFGPVYKGVLMDGQNIAVKRLSKGSGQGLNEFKNEVKLIAKLQHRNLVRLLACCIEEDEKILIYEYMCNGSLDSVIFDQSRGSLLDWSQRFSIICGIARGLLYLHQDSRLRIIHRDLKASNVLLDDALNPKISDFGMARPFGGDQSQGNTRRIVVAIWHPNTPYMVYFQ
- the LOC131007624 gene encoding G-type lectin S-receptor-like serine/threonine-protein kinase At4g27290 isoform X1; translation: MSTSSSKWLYICELFESLLLCSKVYHLCVLVDLQMILALGPLKFSADWEYENFGFHNNLLPLYLCLCVVCSWLKASALTDGMTALQSLKDGETLISNGGNFELGFFSPGRSKGRYLGIWYKNIPVRTVVWVANRRNPIKDSSGLLVVNNTGSLVLSNGSSSVVWSTSSARMAQDPLLQLLDLGNLVIRDIRDNNADNYLWQSFDYPSDTLLPGMKLGWDLRTRLNRRITSWRSSDDPAPGELSSGVELDAYPQLMMYRGTQKFFRGGPWNGLRFSGAPELKKNPVFEFNFVSNKEEVYYVYQLLNKSVITRLVLNETAMTRQRYVWVETDMSWKLYSSVPRDYCDTYGLCGANGMCVISDSPVCQCLEGFKPKFGRNWNFMDWSQGCIPEEPLDCSRKHDFIRISGMKLPDTTHTWVNGSMNLRKCKEACLKNCSCMAYSNSDISGRGNGCVLWFGDLIDIRQFFDGGQDLYIRVPSSKQANRSWVVIAVVVVPIASICVLLLLICFLLRRRMKGNDKNEEQGGPSAVAEREDLGLPLLDLATVAQATGDFSVDNQLGEGGFGPVYKGVLMDGQNIAVKRLSKGSGQGLNEFKNEVKLIAKLQHRNLVRLLACCIEEDEKILIYEYMCNGSLDSVIFDQSRGSLLDWSQRFSIICGIARGLLYLHQDSRLRIIHRDLKASNVLLDDALNPKISDFGMARPFGGDQSQGNTRRIVGTYGYMAPEYALYGLFSVKSDVFSFGILLLEIVSGKKNTGFDNPQNHCNLIGYVWQLWREGRPLELIGPPLDDVLVQHEVMRCTHVGLLCIQQNPDDRPNMSTVVLMLNGESALPQPKEPGFLIDVIQSEACLLSITNASHSVNDITITTMEGR
- the LOC131007624 gene encoding G-type lectin S-receptor-like serine/threonine-protein kinase At4g27290 isoform X3 → MEEISSWGFSVQVVPRAGSLVLSNGSSSVVWSTSSARMAQDPLLQLLDLGNLVIRDIRDNNADNYLWQSFDYPSDTLLPGMKLGWDLRTRLNRRITSWRSSDDPAPGELSSGVELDAYPQLMMYRGTQKFFRGGPWNGLRFSGAPELKKNPVFEFNFVSNKEEVYYVYQLLNKSVITRLVLNETAMTRQRYVWVETDMSWKLYSSVPRDYCDTYGLCGANGMCVISDSPVCQCLEGFKPKFGRNWNFMDWSQGCIPEEPLDCSRKHDFIRISGMKLPDTTHTWVNGSMNLRKCKEACLKNCSCMAYSNSDISGRGNGCVLWFGDLIDIRQFFDGGQDLYIRVPSSKQANRSWVVIAVVVVPIASICVLLLLICFLLRRRMKGNDKNEEQGGPSAVAEREDLGLPLLDLATVAQATGDFSVDNQLGEGGFGPVYKGVLMDGQNIAVKRLSKGSGQGLNEFKNEVKLIAKLQHRNLVRLLACCIEEDEKILIYEYMCNGSLDSVIFDQSRGSLLDWSQRFSIICGIARGLLYLHQDSRLRIIHRDLKASNVLLDDALNPKISDFGMARPFGGDQSQGNTRRIVGTYGYMAPEYALYGLFSVKSDVFSFGILLLEIVSGKKNTGFDNPQNHCNLIGYVWQLWREGRPLELIGPPLDDVLVQHEVMRCTHVGLLCIQQNPDDRPNMSTVVLMLNGESALPQPKEPGFLIDVIQSEACLLSITNASHSVNDITITTMEGR
- the LOC131007624 gene encoding G-type lectin S-receptor-like serine/threonine-protein kinase At4g27290 isoform X2, which translates into the protein MSTSSSKWLYIFCSWLKASALTDGMTALQSLKDGETLISNGGNFELGFFSPGRSKGRYLGIWYKNIPVRTVVWVANRRNPIKDSSGLLVVNNTGSLVLSNGSSSVVWSTSSARMAQDPLLQLLDLGNLVIRDIRDNNADNYLWQSFDYPSDTLLPGMKLGWDLRTRLNRRITSWRSSDDPAPGELSSGVELDAYPQLMMYRGTQKFFRGGPWNGLRFSGAPELKKNPVFEFNFVSNKEEVYYVYQLLNKSVITRLVLNETAMTRQRYVWVETDMSWKLYSSVPRDYCDTYGLCGANGMCVISDSPVCQCLEGFKPKFGRNWNFMDWSQGCIPEEPLDCSRKHDFIRISGMKLPDTTHTWVNGSMNLRKCKEACLKNCSCMAYSNSDISGRGNGCVLWFGDLIDIRQFFDGGQDLYIRVPSSKQANRSWVVIAVVVVPIASICVLLLLICFLLRRRMKGNDKNEEQGGPSAVAEREDLGLPLLDLATVAQATGDFSVDNQLGEGGFGPVYKGVLMDGQNIAVKRLSKGSGQGLNEFKNEVKLIAKLQHRNLVRLLACCIEEDEKILIYEYMCNGSLDSVIFDQSRGSLLDWSQRFSIICGIARGLLYLHQDSRLRIIHRDLKASNVLLDDALNPKISDFGMARPFGGDQSQGNTRRIVGTYGYMAPEYALYGLFSVKSDVFSFGILLLEIVSGKKNTGFDNPQNHCNLIGYVWQLWREGRPLELIGPPLDDVLVQHEVMRCTHVGLLCIQQNPDDRPNMSTVVLMLNGESALPQPKEPGFLIDVIQSEACLLSITNASHSVNDITITTMEGR
- the LOC131007624 gene encoding receptor-like serine/threonine-protein kinase SD1-8 isoform X5, coding for MEEISSWGFSVQVVPRAGMKLGWDLRTRLNRRITSWRSSDDPAPGELSSGVELDAYPQLMMYRGTQKFFRGGPWNGLRFSGAPELKKNPVFEFNFVSNKEEVYYVYQLLNKSVITRLVLNETAMTRQRYVWVETDMSWKLYSSVPRDYCDTYGLCGANGMCVISDSPVCQCLEGFKPKFGRNWNFMDWSQGCIPEEPLDCSRKHDFIRISGMKLPDTTHTWVNGSMNLRKCKEACLKNCSCMAYSNSDISGRGNGCVLWFGDLIDIRQFFDGGQDLYIRVPSSKQANRSWVVIAVVVVPIASICVLLLLICFLLRRRMKGNDKNEEQGGPSAVAEREDLGLPLLDLATVAQATGDFSVDNQLGEGGFGPVYKGVLMDGQNIAVKRLSKGSGQGLNEFKNEVKLIAKLQHRNLVRLLACCIEEDEKILIYEYMCNGSLDSVIFDQSRGSLLDWSQRFSIICGIARGLLYLHQDSRLRIIHRDLKASNVLLDDALNPKISDFGMARPFGGDQSQGNTRRIVGTYGYMAPEYALYGLFSVKSDVFSFGILLLEIVSGKKNTGFDNPQNHCNLIGYVWQLWREGRPLELIGPPLDDVLVQHEVMRCTHVGLLCIQQNPDDRPNMSTVVLMLNGESALPQPKEPGFLIDVIQSEACLLSITNASHSVNDITITTMEGR